In one Siniperca chuatsi isolate FFG_IHB_CAS linkage group LG14, ASM2008510v1, whole genome shotgun sequence genomic region, the following are encoded:
- the fryb gene encoding protein furry homolog isoform X13, whose translation MSLEDVGSTTSLGAESSTSDHCNGHSLSQGQDQDLENQSQGQDGIVLERIASLSLDMFDPSDFTGRFTKIQSRSRKRTRIIGASPVGLKPPLPPVSGTLGERKGPVVMAPVNVDPESKPGEFVLKSLFANFTLLSERKIRIIMAEPLEKPLNKSLQRGEDPQFDQLISSMSSLAEYCLPSILRTLFDWYKRQNGLEDESHEYRPRANTKSKNDEQQKDYLLERRDLAIDFIFSLVLIEVLKQIPLHPLLDGLIQEVINLTFKHFKYKEGYLGPNTGNMHIVADLYAEVVGVVAQSRFPAVRKKFISELKELRQKEQSPYVIQSTISLIMGLKFFRIKMYPVEDFEASFQFMQECAQYFLEVKDKDIKHSLAGLFVEILVPVAATVKNEVNVPCLRNFVESLYDTTLDLSSRKKHSLALYPLVTCLLCVSQKQFFLSRWHIFLNNCLSNLKNKDPKMARVALESLYRLLWVYMIRIKCESNTGTQSRLTSITSTLFPKGSRSVVPRDMPLNIFVKIIQFIAQERLDFAMKEIIFDLLSVGKPAKAFSLNPERMNIGLRAFLVIADALQQKDGEPPMPNTGATLPSGNSLKKKKTYLSKTLTEEEAKLIGMSLYYSQVRKALDNILRHLDKEVGRCMMLTSVQMLNKEPEDMITGERKPKIDLFRTCVAAIPRILPDAMSKPELIDLLSRLTVHMDDELRLISQNSLQSLLLDFSDWREDVLFGYTHFLLREVQDTHQGLQDASVKLLLQLLTQWRLALQLQGKTRGGVESSPRLPERSPHCSVLHAVEGLALLLLCSCQISTRKLAVGVLREIRCLFTALGHAEDDDKPMIEVMDQLSPAVMDSFVHVAVSDSSTLPLSHHVDLQWLVEWTARLVSSSYDVKSPSHVWIFAQCVKDPWVLCLHIFLRQEHLPKHCPIALGYAWPYAFTRLQLLLPLVDPNSPVNAKKTSTAGSSDNYISLWRNYLILCLGVAKPSIMSPGHLRASTPEITATTPDGSVSYDNKVIGTPSVAWLLKQLVPLMRAESLEITESLVLGFGCTNALVFRELVEELHPLMKEALERRPENKKRRERRDLLRLQLLRIFELLANAGVISDSTNGALERDSLALGALFLEYVDLTRMLLEAENEKELDVLKDIRAHFSGMVANLIQCVPVHHRRFLFPQQSLRHHLFILFSQWAGPFSVMFTPLDRYSDRNHQITRYQYCALKAMSAVLCCGPVFDNVGLSTDGYLYKWLDNILACHDIRVHRLGCEVVILLLELNPDQINLFNWAVDRCFTGSYQLASGCFKAIATVCGNRNYPCDLVTLLNLVLFKASDTSREIYEISMQLMQVLESKLCAYSKRMVEQKPGNILYGTHGPLPPLYSVNLSQLSIQLASMYPELTLPLFSEVSQRFSTTHPNGRQIMLSYLLPWLSNIELVDTGLLPPASSPCTPEEEPHGQGQGMGLSPSLRGNGWGSLQATSLVLNNLMFMTAKYGDEVPGPEIENAWNALVSNERWSNNLRITLQFLISLCGVSSDTTLLPYIKKVVIYLCRNNTIQTMEELLFELQQTDPVNPVVLHCDNPPFYRFAASNKASTSQTGTTSSSNTVVAGQENLPDTDENKLVRESEERRARAHNRLESRYSNSSGGSYEDEKTDPLPPYAGWLLGVLETNHPQPLPMPVNGGCWAPLVDYLPETITPRGPLHRCNIAVIFMTEMVVDHSVREDWALHLPLLLHALFLGLDHYRPEVYEHSKRLLLHLLIALSCNNNFQVIASVLMLTREISDNKTLTIKSSYHTEYQQSHAPDFLREWQTSPVVDSGLSSTSNSSSASLGGGSTAGSVGNLPLVTPDDLEDLEDTPNETDEKTNKLIEFLSTRAFGPLWVHEDITPKNPNSKSTEQLSNFLRHVVSVFKESKSDFHLEHQLSDVALQTALCSSSRHYAGRSFQIFRALKQPINNHAVSDLVSRLVEVVGEHGDEVQGYVMEVLLTLESVVVNLAECLKNSDLMAALTRTSSPDFVTSDKLMNRKSTGQLNFPGPGFVGLSSQRHQRSYSVPKKFGECGHQSSDPPRSATLDRIQACNSHGLARTGRTPGSCTSSTNRIDPSVLSDPAHVSHPSSILATVFWVAVSLMESDFEFEYQMSLRLVHKLLSKVPLDRAENRERLEKLQAQLRWSGFSGIQQLLLKGFTSQATSDLTLQLFCQLTPVSRVPVVDSSQSIGFPLNVLCLLPHLVQHFGHPTQFCKESAERIAQVCLEEKHTKLSHLAHVMTLYKTRSYTRDPFSWVSVVCRYLHEAFSDITLNMVTYMAELLDKGLPSMQQSLLQIIYCLLSHMDLTAVQVKQFNADVTKTIEKFVQTVHWKDALNILKLVVSRSASLVHPVYGHTQGDLSNLEVSRVWDGSAKALPGKTLDFTFDISETPVIGRRFDELQGSGGREGKARAMAVTRSTSSTSSGSNSNTILVPVSWRRPQSSQKRTREKLVNVLSLCGQEVGLTKNPSVIFSSCGDLDMMEVRESGVSSEEGGTREDTLDDTASEQQFRVFRDFDFLDVELEDGEELQGETVDNFNWGVRRRSLDSTELGDLLEESQHSGSTPSLGHEDPHDSDESSEEEESSTSQSLSHSQLTNPSPSEETNHTDSLSTSYDTSADPQSFNATTPGQGALHDDHSGLHGRLCGDDEDTQAQDDDLSLSVNELPHGSDCGESFTLELPGQPQDQLCNLDHSLNPDYCQPPLDFLDPNCLPSLRDDVDDLEDLGFPPPPSPFFSAILAAFQPTVCDDAEEAWRCHINQLVTDSDGSCAVHTFQVFSSLFKNIQGKFCLLTTDVATYLGEGLRGIGSKFLRSSQMLTTCSDCPTIYIDADTIMSYGLLEKMKFSALELQEYLDTYNTREDAAVSWLRNCKDTFPRCPGDSVVTCQPGDSEEKQLELCQRLYKLHFQLLLLFQSYCSLIGQVHAISSVPELLNMSRELTDLKTSLQAAEAAVASDLEHKHLAHTHAHATQVAAMVVPSFPTSEAAVQAILECLKNHEFTKAVRYIQECRRQWPSGVFGGSSESEVQTLLNVYFRHQTLGQTGTIALLGSRQDLSLICSKLLELNGEIRDMIRRAQGYRVVTTYLPDSSASGTSL comes from the exons GTTCCCAGCAGTGAGGAAGAAGTTCATCTCCGAGCTGAAGGAGCTGAGGCAGAAGGAGCAGAGCCCCTACGTCATCCAGTCCACCATCAGCCTCATCATGGGACTCAAGTTCTTCCGCATCAAAATGTACCCAGTGGAAGACTTTGAAGCCTCCTTCCAGTTCATGCAG GAGTGTGCACAGTATTTCTTGGAAGTGAAGGATAAAGACATTAAACACTCATTAGCTGGACTCTTTGTGGAGATACTTGTACCTGTAGCTGCT ACTGTGAAGAATGAGGTGAACGTGCCGTGTCTACGAAATTTCGTAGAGAGTTTGTACGATACCACACTGGACCTATCCTCTAGGAAGAAACACTCTCTG GCCCTGTATCCGCTGGTGACCTGCCTGCTGTGTGTCAGTCAGAAGCAGTTCTTCCTAAGCCGCTGGCACATTTTCCTCAACAACTGCCTCTCAAACCTCAAG AATAAAGACCCCAAGATGGCACGTGTGGCTCTAGAATCACTCTACCGCCTGCTATGGGTTTACATGATCCGAATAAAGTGCGAGAGCAACACTGGAACGCAGAG TCGTCTGACGTCCATCACCTCCACTCTGTTCCCCAAAGGGAGTCGTAGCGTTGTGCCCAGAGACATGCCCCTTAATATTTTCGTCAAGATCATCCAGTTCATTGCACAG GAGAGACTGGATTTCGCCATGAAGGAGATCATATTTGACCTGCTGAGCGTTGGGAAACCTGCCAAAGCCTTCAGTCTCAACCCAGAG CGTATGAACATAGGTCTACGGGCGTTCCTGGTGATAGCAGATGCTCTGCAACAGAAGGACGGAGAACCTCCAATGCCCAACACAGGAGCCACTCTGCCCTCTGGAAACtctctgaagaagaagaaaacttaTCTCAGCAAGACGCTTACTGAAGAGGAAGCCAAACTAATAg GCATGTCCTTGTACTACTCCCAGGTGCGAAAGGCTCTGGACAACATCCTGAGACACTTGGATAAGGAGGTGGGTCGCTGTATGATGCTCACCAGCGTCCAGATGCTCAACAAAGAACCAGAGGACATGATCAC TGGTGAAAGGAAGCCTAAAATCGACCTGTTCAGGACATGTGTGGCTGCCATTCCTCGTATCCTCCCTGATGCCATGTCCAAACCTGAGCTCATTGACCTTCTCTCACG ACTTACGGTGCACATGGACGATGAGCTTCGTCTTATTTCCCAAAACTCCCTGCAGAGCCTGTTACTTGATTTCTCTGACTGGAGAGAAGACGTCCTGTTTGGTTACACACATTTCCTTTTGCGCGAG GTCCAAGACACCCATCAGGGTCTGCAGGATGCATCTGTGAAGctccttctccagctgctcACACAGTGGAGGTTAGCTCTGCAGCTCCAGGGGAAGACACGAGGTGGAGTTGAG tCTAGCCCCAGACTGCCAGAGCGAAGCCCTCATTGCTCAGTGCTCCATGCGGTTGAGGGCCTggctctgctgctcctctgctcgTGTCAGATAAGCACGAGGAAGCTGGCAGTCGGTGTGTTAAGAGAAATACGCTGCCTCTTCACAGCTCTGGGACATGCTGAG GACGATGACAAACCCATGATAGAGGTCATGGATCAGCTGAGCCCAGCTGTAATGGACAGCTTTGTTCATGTAGCTGTCTCTGACTCG TCTACCTTGCCTCTCAGCCACCATGTTGACCTCCAGTGGCTGGTGGAGTGGACGGCTCGACTGGTGAGCAGTTCCTATGACGTGAAGAGCCCCAGCCATGTCTGGATCTTTGCCCAGTGTGTGAAGGACCCGTGGGTGCTCTGCCTGCACATTTTCTTGCGGCAGGAGCACCTGCCCAAACACTGCCCCATCGCCCTGGGATACGCCTGGCCCTACGCTTTCACACGGCTACAGCTGCTACTGCCACTGGTTGACCCCAA CAGTCCAGTGAATGCTAAGAAGACCAGCACGGCAGGCTCCAGTGACAATTACATCTCTCTGTGGCGTAACTACCTGATCCTGTGTCTAGGTGTGGCTAAGCCGAGCATCATGTCCCCCGGTCACCTCAGAGCTTCCACACCAGAGATCACTGCCACCACGCCCGACGGCAGCGTCAGCTATGACaacaag GTGATAGGCACTCCTTCAGTAGCCTGGCTTTTAAAACAGCTGGTCCCACTGATGAGAGCTGAGAGTTTGGAGATCACAGAGTCTCTGGTGCTGGGGTTTGGATGCACAAATGCTCTGGTCTTCAG GGAGCTAGTCGAagaactccatccactgatgaaggaAGCACTGGAACGTAGGCctgag AACAAGAAgcgcagagagaggagggatcTTCtcaggctgcagctgctgaggaTCTTTGAACTGTTGGCTAATGCAGGAGTGATCAGTGACAG CACCAATGGAGCACTGGAGCGTGACTCCCTGGCGCTGGGTGCCTTGTTCCTTGAATATGTGGATTTAACGCGGATGCTTCTGGAGGCTGAGAATGAGAAGGAGCTGGATGTGCTTAAAGACATCAGAGCCCATTTCAGCGGGATGGTAGCTAATCTCATCCAGTGTGTTCCAG TCCACCACAGGCGCTTTCTCTTCCCTCAACAGTCTCTGAGACACcatctcttcatcctcttcagcCAATGGGCTGGACCCTTCAGCGTCATGTTCACTCCCCTCGATCGTTACAGTGACCGTAACCACCAGATCACTCGTTACCAGTACTGTGCTCTCAAG GCCATGTCAGCAGTTCTATGTTGCGGTCCAGTATTTGACAATGTAGGTCTCTCAACTGACGGCTATCTCTACAAATGGCTTGACAACATCTTGGCCTGCCATGACATACGG GTGCACCGCCTGGGGTGTGAGGTGGTCATCCTGCTCTTAGAACTGAACCCAGACCAAATCAATCTGTTCAACTGGGCCGTGGACCGCTGCTTCACTGGATCTTACCAGCTGGCATCTGGCTGCTTCAAGGCCATCGCCACTGTCTGCGGTAACAG GAATTACCCATGTGACCTTGTGACCTTGCTCAATCTGGTGTTGTTCAAAGCCTCAGACACCAGCAGGGAAATATATGAAATCTCCATGCAGCTGATGCAG GTGCTGGAGTCTAAGCTGTGTGCGTACTCAAAGCGGATGGTGGAGCAGAAGCCTGGTAATATTTTGTATGGAACACACGGCCCCCTGCCACCCCTGTACAGCGTCAACCTGTCTCAACTCTCCATCCAGCTGGCCAGCATGTACCCAGAACTCACTCTGCCTCTTTTCTCAG AGGTGAGCCAGCGTTTCTCAACCACCCACCCCAACGGCAGACAGATCATGCTATCCTACCTGCTACCCTGGCTTAGTAACATTGAGCTAGTGGACACAGGGCTTCTACCCCCTGCCTCAAGCCCCTGTACACCAGAGGAAGAACCTCACGGTCAGGGGCAGGGCATGGGTCTGTCCCCCAGTCTGAGAGGTAACGGCTGGGGCTCCCTGCAGGCGACCTCACTGGTGCTCAACAACCTCATGTTCATGACTGCTAAG TACGGAGACGAGGTTCCTGGCCCAGAGATTGAGAATGCCTGGAACGCTCTGGTGTCCAACGAGAGGTGGAGCAACAACTTACGGATCACCCTGCAGTTCCTTATCAGCCTGTGTGGAGTCAGCAGTGATACCACACTGTTGCCTTAT ATCAAGAAGGTGGTGATCTACCTGTGTCGCAACAACACCATCCAGACTATGGAGGAGCTTCTGTTTGAGCTGCAGCAGACTGACCCAGTCAACCCTGTGGTCTTACACTGTGACAACCCTCCCTTCTATCGCTTTGCTGCCAGCAACAAAGCCTCCACCTCACAGACAG GCACCACCTCCAGCAGTAACACTGTGGTGGCTGGTCAGGAGAACCTGCCAGACACAGATGAGAACAAGCTGGTCAGAGAGAGTGAAGAGCG CAGGGCCAGGGCTCACAACAGACTGGAGTCTCGCTACAGCAACAGCTCCGGAGGCTCCTACGAGGATGAAAAGA CTGACCCACTCCCACCATATGCTGGTTGGCTACTGGGTGTTCTGGAGACCAACCATCCTCAGCCGTTACCGATGCCTGTTAACGGAGGCTGCTGGGCTCCTCTGGTTGACTACCTTCCAGAAACCATCACACCTAGAGGACCGCTGCATAg GTGTAACATTGCAGTGATCTTTATGACTGAAATGGTGGTGGACCACAGCGTGAGAGAAGACTGGGCTTTACACCTGCCCCTGCTACTACATGCCCTCTTCTTGG GTCTGGACCACTACAGACCAGAGGTCTATGAACACAGCAAACGtctccttctccacctcctcattGCCCTCTCTTGCAACAACAACTTCCAG GTAATAGCCTCAGTTCTGATGCTGACGAGAGAGATCAGTGACAACAAGACCCTCACCATTAAGtccagctaccacacagagtacCAGCAGTCAC ATGCACCTGACTTCCTGCGAGAGTGGCAGACGTCTCCAGTGGTGGACTCcggcctcagctccacctccaacTCTTCCTCTGCCAGTTTGGGTGGCGGCAGCACTGCAGGCAGTGTTGGAAATTTGCCCCTTGTAACACCTGATGACCTGGAGGACCTTGAAGATACGCCCAATGAAACGGATGAGAAGACAAACAAACTCATTGAGTTCCTTTCCACCAG AGCGTTTGGGCCACTGTGGGTGCATGAGGACATCACACCAAAAAACCCCAACTCCAAGAGCACGGAGCAGCTCTCCAACTTCCTACGCCACGTCGTCTCTGTCTTCAAGGAGTCCAAGTCAG ACTTCCACCTGGAGCACCAGCTGAGTGATGTGGCTTTACAGACGGCTCTGTGTAGCTCCTCACGTCACTATGCTGGACGCTCTTTCCAGATCTTCAGAGCCCTCAAACAGCCAATCAACAACCACGCTGTATCTGACCTGGTCTCACGCCTCGTTGAGGTGGTGGGAGAACACGGAGACGAGGTGcag GGCTATGTGATGGAGGTGCTGTTGACGCTGGAGTCAGTGGTGGTGAATCTAGCAGAATGTCTAAAAAACAGCGACCTTATGGCAGCTCTAACCAG GACGTCCTCACCAGACTTTGTCACTAGTGACAAACTGATGAACAGAAAGAGCACAGGTCAGTTGAACTTCCCTGGCCCGGGATTTGTTGGTCTGTCGTCACAACGCCACCAGCGCTCCTACTCGGTCCCTAAGAAGTTTGGCGAGTGTGGCCACCAGTCAAGTGATCCTCCTCGCAGTGCAACTCTGGATCGCATACag GCGTGCAACAGTCATGGCCTCGCCCGAACTGGAAGAACCCCTGGGTCCTGCACGTCGTCAACCAATCGTATTGATCCCAGTGTTCTATCGGATCCTGCCCATGTTTCCCATCCTTCATCAATACTGGCCACAGTCTTCTGGGTGGCAGTGTCACTCATGGAGTCAGACTTTGAGTTTGAATATCAGATGTCACTTCGCCTCGTTCACAAGTTGCTGTCAAAG GTGCCCTTAGACAGAGCAGAGAACCGCGAACGCCTAGAGAAGCTGCAGGCTCAGCTGAGGTGGAGCGGGTTCTCTGGGATTCAGCAGCTTTTGTTGAAGGGTTTTACCTCCCAGGCCACTTCTGACCTCACCTTGCAGCTCTTCTGCCAGCTCACACCAGTCTCCCGTGTGCCTGTTGTTGATAGCTCACAGTCTATAG GTTTCCCTCTGAATGTGCTGTGTCTGCTGCCTCATCTGGTGCAGCACTTTGGCCACCCAACTCAGTTTTGTAAGGAGAGTGCTGAGAGGATTGCACAG GTGTGTTTGGAGGAGAAGCACACAAAGCTGTCCCATTTGGCTCACGTGATGACTCTCTATAAGACACGTTCTTACACACGGGACCCTTTCTCCTGGGTCAGTGTGGTTTGCCGCTACCTCCATGAGGCTTTTTCCGACATCACACTCAACATGGTCACCTATATGGCTGAG CTGCTGGATAAGGGCCTTCCCAGTATGCAGCAGTCTCTCCTCCAGATCATCTACTGTCTGCTCAGCCACATGGACCTGACCGCTGTACAAGTCAAACAGTTCAACGCTGATGTCACAAAGACCATTGAGAAGTTTGTCCAG ACAGTACACTGGAAGGATGCCTTAAACATCTTGAAACTGGTGGTATCACGCTCTGCCAGCCTAGTTCATCCGGTGTACGGCCACACGCAGGGTGACCTGTCCAACCTAGAGGTCAGCAGGGTGTGGGACGGTTCAGCCAAGGCTCTGCCTGGAAAAACACTGGACTTCACCTTTGACATCTCTGAG ACTCCAGTGATTGGGCGTCGGTTCGACGAGCTCCAGGGTTCAGGGGGAAGAGAGGGGAAGGCCAGAGCCATGGCTGTAACACGCAGTActtcctccacttcctctgGATCCAACTCCAACACCATCTTGGTGCCCGTTAGCTGGAGGCGACCACAATCCTCTCAG AAAAGAACCAGAGAGAAGCTGGTGAACGTTTTATCTCTTTGTGGACAAGAAGTTGGACTCACCAAGAACCCATCT GTGATCTTCTCATCGTGTGGCGACTTGGACATGATGGAGGTGCGGGAGAGTGGTGTGTCATCAGAGGAGGGCGGAACCAGAGAGGACACGCTAGACGACACCGCCAGCGAGCAGCAGTTCAGGGTTTTCCGAGACTTTGACTTCTTGGATGTGGAGCTGGAGGACGGAGAG GAGCTCCAG GGCGAGACCGTCGATAACTTTAATTGGGGTGTTCGTCGGCGATCTCTGGACAGCACAGAGTTGGGCGACCTGTTGGAGGAGAGCCAGCACTCAGGCAGCACCCCCAGTCTGGGTCACGAGGACCCCCATGATTCAGACGAGTcgtcagaggaagaggagtcttCAACTAGCCAGagcctctctcactctcagctT ACTAACCCTTCTCCATCAGAGGAAACCAATCACACTGATTCTCTATCTACATCTTACGACACATCTGCCGACCCACAATCCTTCAATGCCACCACACCGGGCCAGGGAGCACTCCATGATGATCACAGTGGCCTGCAT GGGAGGCTGTGTGGAGATGATGAGGACACTCAGGCCCAGGATGACGACCTGTCGCTGAGCGTCAACGAGCTCCCTCACGGCTCAGACTGCGGCGAGAGCTTCACCCTGGAGTTGCCGGGGCAACCTCAGGATCAGCTGTGCAATCTGGACCACAGCCTCAACCCAGACTACTGCCAACCACCGCTGGACTTTCTAGACCCCAACTGTCTGCCCAG CTTACGCGATGATGTAGATGACTTGGAAGACCTTGGttttcctcctcccccctctccattTTTCTCCGCCATCTTGGCAGCCTTCCAACCCACAGTGTGTGACGATGCTGAGGAGGCATGGCGCTGTCATATCAACCAGCTTGTGACCGACTCAGATGGGTCCTGTGCCGTCCACACTTTTCAAgtcttctcatctctctttaAG AACATCCAGGGTAAATTCTGCCTCCTGACAACTGATGTCGCCACTTACCTCGGAGAGGGCTTAAGGGGCATCGGATCAAAGTTCCTCAGGTCCTCACAGATGCTAACCACATGCTCAGATTGTCCCACAATCTACATCGATGCTGACACG ATCATGTCCTATGGTCTCCTTGAAAAGATGAAGTTCAGTGCGCTGGAGCTGCAGGAGTACCTGGATACCTACAACACCAGAGAGGATGCTGCTGTCTCG TGGCTGAGGAACTGTAAGGACACATTTCCCAGGTGCCCCGGCGACAGCGTGGTTACCTGCCAGCCAGGAGACTCGGAGGAGAAG CAACTGGAGCTTTGTCAGAGGCTCTACAAGCTGCACTTCCAGCTTCTCCTACTCTTCCAGTCCTATTGCTCGCTCATTGGTCAAGTTCACGCCATCAGCTCTGTGCCTGAG CTGCTGAACATGTCTCGAGAGCTCACTGATCTGAAGACCAGCCTGCAGGCAGCAGAGGCGGCTGTAGCCAGCGACCTGGAACACAAACACTTGGCCCACACTCACGCACATGCCACCCAGGTGGCAGCCATGGTTGTGCCCAGCTTCCCCACCTCGGAGGCAGCTGTGCAGGCCATACTGGAGTGCCTTAAGAACCACGAGTTCACCAAAGCTGTGCGCTACATCCAGGAGTGCAG GAGGCAGTGGCCCAGCGGAGTGTTCGGTGGCAGCTCAGAGAGCGAGGTCCAGACACTGCTCAATGTCTACTTTCGCCACCAGACGCTGGGTCAGACGGGCACCATTGCCCTGCTCGGTTCCCGCCAGGACCTCAGCCTGATCTGCTCCAAGCTGCTCGAGCTCAACGGGGAGATCCGCGACATGATCCGCCGCGCCCAGGGTTACCGGGTCGTCACAACCTACCTCCCCGACTCCAGCGCCTCCGGGACAAGTCTCTGA